A genomic region of Eucalyptus grandis isolate ANBG69807.140 chromosome 5, ASM1654582v1, whole genome shotgun sequence contains the following coding sequences:
- the LOC104447436 gene encoding G-type lectin S-receptor-like serine/threonine-protein kinase B120, which produces MLGAFVNGGMPFSGKDRGSFFLFSLFFVSSSLFWCSRAANSISQGQFVGKDETLISSSGNFELGFFSPQNSSRRYVGIWYRKMSVNTVVWVANRDSPVSDESGVLTVSGDGNLVVLDGNNRTVWSSGINSSSVRTNSTAVLMDTGNLVLLASADAGSASAYGDGSNSYWQSFEHPTDTYLPGMRVRVNPVAGENRAFRSWKSLDDPSSGDFFMGVDPRLPPQIVIWGQSGREWRSGHWNGVIFTGVQNMTGNFQYGFKLSDIDADGNMYFTYTSSNSSNLLMFRILWNGKEEQLGWDETSNEWTVLQEQPAKECDLYNKCGNFAICNEMDSPKCSCMEGFSPKSPDQWNRGNWSAGCARKTQLQCRDNSSISVGDGSRMDGFLKLDGVKLPDFADSISASSTEECEAKCLENCTCDAYAFAIGIECLLWSEELTDVQLIDEGGLTLQIRLANSELGTKSKISNLFIIIIVLVGAFVLGVAVWLLRRFKDNLKVNFKYRILIFHRKNKELPLSHDFVENGELSAELSRPNGLARDDKQVGGADIPVFNFSTIEAATNFFSEENKLGLGGFGPVYKGKLFGGQEIAVKRLSRKSSQGLEEFKNEVMLIAKLQHRNLVGLLGFCVQGEDKMLVYEYMPNKSLDCFIFDPVMRAQLDWKKRFEIIEGIARGLLYLHRDSRLRIIHRDLKVSNILLDKEMNPKISDFGMARIFGTNENEASTNRVVGTYGYMSPEYAMEGLFSVKSDVYSFGILLLEIIIGKKNLGFHTPEHSNLISHAWHRWNGGKGIELIDPCIRDSCSTDEVLRCIQIGLLCVQDSTVDRPAMPSVVLLLGSETVDLPIPKLPMSISITAPWILILCSKAKKSSHPMALQLAPWMVDRANAMY; this is translated from the exons ATGCTCGGGGCATTTGTCAATGGTGGAATGCCCTTCAGCGGCAAAGACAGAGgaagtttcttccttttctccttgTTCTTCGTGTCGTCATCCCTGTTCTGGTGTTCTCGTGCAGCAAATTCAATCTCGCAAGGGCAGTTTGTCGGCAAGGACGAGACTCTAATTTCTTCTTCGGGGAACTTCGAACTGGGGTTCTTTAGCCCTCAGAATTCGTCTCGTAGATATGTTGGTATTTGGTACCGCAAGATGAGTGTTAACACAGTCGTGTGGGTTGCGAACAGAGATAGCCCTGTTTCTGATGAATCTGGAGTTTTGACAGTTTCAGGTGATGGAAATTTGGTAGTTTTAGACGGTAATAATCGCACAGTTTGGTCTAGTGGCATTAATTCATCCTCGGTGCGGACCAACTCAACAGCTGTTTTGATGGATACTGGAAATCTTGTTCTTTTGGCCAGTGCAGATGCTGGCTCTGCTAGTGCTTATGGTGATGGTAGCAATTCATATTGGCAAAGCTTCGAACACCCGACAGACACGTACTTACCTGGCATGAGAGTCAGGGTGAATCCTGTGGCTGGAGAGAACCGTGCCTTTAGGTCGTGGAAATCATTGGATGACCCTTCCTCCGGGGACTTCTTTATGGGCGTCGATCCCCGGTTGCCGCCGCAGATAGTGATCTGGGGCCAGTCAGGCCGGGAATGGAGGAGCGGGCATTGGAATGGGGTGATTTTTACCGGAGTGCAGAATATGACTGGCAATTTTCAATACGGGTTCAAGCTCTCGGACATCGATGCAGATGGAAACATGTACTTCACGTACACATCGTCAAATAGCTCCAATCTCTTGATGTTCCGTATACTTTGGAATGGGAAGGAGGAGCAGTTGGGCTGGGATGAGACTAGTAATGAGTGGACTGTGCTGCAAGAACAGCCTGCTAAGGAATGTGACCTCTATAATAAGTGTGGAAATTTTGCAATATGTAATGAAATGGACTCTCCCAAATGTAGTTGCATGGAAGGGTTCAGTCCAAAGTCACCGGATCAATGGAACAGGGGTAACTGGTCCGCGGGTTGTGCTCGGAAGACCCAATTACAGTGTCGGGACAACAGCAGCATTTCAGTGGGAGATGGCAGCAGGATGGACGGCTTTTTGAAATTGGATGGCGTGAAGTTGCCAGATTTCGCAGATTCTATTTCAGCCTCTAGCACGGAAGAGTGTGAGGCGAAGTGTCTGGAGAATTGTACGTGCGACGCTTATGCATTTGCTATAGGCATCGAGTGCCTGCTGTGGAGCGAGGAATTGACAGATGTGCAGCTTATTGACGAGGGTGGACTGACCCTCCAAATTCGTCTCGCCAATTCTGAATTAG GAACAAAGAGCAAAATATCGAACCTGTTCATAATAATTATTGTCTTGGTTGGAGCGTTTGTTCTTGGTGTAGCAGTATGGTTGTTGCGGAGGTTCAAGGACAATTTGAAAG TGAACTTTAAATACAGGATTCTCATTTTTCACCGGAAAAACAAGGAACTTCCCTTGTCTCACGATTTTGTTGAGAACGGAGAGCTATCTGCTGAATTATCCAGACCAAATGGTCTGGCTAGAGATGATAAGCAAGTAGGAGGAGCTGACATACCAGTGTTCAACTTCAGTACTATCGAAGCTGCAACAAACTTCTTTTCTGAAGAAAACAAGCTCGGACTGGGAGGATTTGGTCCTGTATACAAG GGAAAGCTTTTTGGAGGACAAGAAATAGCTGTTAAGAGGCTTTCAAGGAAGTCGAGCCAGGGGCTTGAGGAATTTAAGAACGAGGTTATGTTAATTGCAAAATTACAACACAGAAATCTCGTGGGACTCCTTGGATTTTGCGTTCAAGGGGAAGATAAGATGCTCGTTTACGAGTACATGCCCAACAAGAGCTTggattgttttatttttg ATCCAGTGATGCGAGCACAACTAGATTGGAAGAAACGTTTCGAGATTATTGAAGGGATAGCACGAGGCCTCCTCTATCTCCATCGAGACTCTAGACTAAGGATTATCCATCGTGACCTAAAAGTTAGTAACATTTTGTTGGACAAAGAAATGAACCCGAAAATatcagattttggcatggcGAGAATTTTCGGTACAAACGAAAATGAAGCGAGTACCAATCGAGTGGTTGGCACATA TGGTTATATGTCTCCAGAGTATGCGATGGAAGGTCTATTTTCTGTCAAATCCGATGTGTACAGTTTTGGGATATTGTTATTGGAGATCATTATTGGCAAGAAAAACTTAGGGTTTCACACGCCAGAACATTCTAATCTTATCAGCCAT GCATGGCATCGTTGGAATGGAGGGAAGGGGATTGAGCTTATTGATCCCTGTATCAGGGATTCATGCTCTACGGATGAGGTATTGCGATGCATACAAATCGGTCTGTTGTGCGTGCAGGACTCCACCGTAGATAGACCGGCCATGCCTTCTGTTGTGCTACTATTAGGAAGCGAAACAGTGGATCTTCCAATCCCGAAACTACCCATGTCAATCTCGATCACGGCTCCATGGATACTTATTCTTTGTTCGAAAGCCAAGAAATCGAGTCATCCAATGGCATTACAGTTAGCTCCGTGGATGGTAGATAGGGCCAACGCAATGTATTaa